Below is a window of Leucobacter chromiiresistens DNA.
CGTTCGATGCTGCGTTTACGATCGCGCCATGAGCAGGATGAGTCGGGCGCAGGCGCCTACGTTGCCTGGTCACTACAAGCCGCAAACTTCAGGAATGTGATCAACAAGTACAGTGCGGAGACGAAGTGAGTCACCGGTCCACCCTTTCCCTGATCTGTTTCGGCCCAATCGTGTGCGGTGCGCCAATTTTCCTGTATGTGCTGGGTTACTTCCTTCTCATTGCTCCGGACTTCTCATCGGTGCTTTTCGGACTGCAATGGGGGCTTGCACTGCTCGTCCTCCCCATCGCCGCAGTGGGACTTGTTGTCGGGTTGATCGGGTACGTCTGCAGCAGAGCCACGCAACGCTTCTTCAACCGGGATCTTCCCGTACCCCATGCACTGATCGTCGGAGCGGGAAGCGGCGCAATCGGGGCGCTTCCGCTCGGTTTCCTCCTCTCTCTCTCGGAGTTCGGAGCCGGCCTTGCGATTTCGATCATCGCGAGCGGGATCTACGTCTTCGTGGTGTTCACCGTCTGCGTGCTCCTCTGGGAACGGCGCGCGCGACGCTGGAACGACGGCGCAGGCGCGTAACGCGCGCTCCGATCCGCGACGGCCCGACGGGCTCGCCTCCGCTCCCCGGAGCAACGGGAAATGCGACAGAAGGTCCGCTCCCCAGCTCTCCGGGAGCGGACCTTCTGTCGCATCATTTCGCAGGCGGGCGCCGCAGGCGGGCGCGGGCGGGCGGGGGCAGGCTCGCGGGCCCGCCCGCGTCCGCGCAGCGCCCGCTAGACCGGCACCACCTCGTTCGAGCGGGTGTTGAGCGCGACGCCCTTCGGCTCCTTCACGACCGACACGGCCACCAGCGAGACGATCGTGACGCCGAGGATGTAGAGCCCGATCGTCCACGACGCCCCGGTGGCGCCGAAGACGAGGTCGGCGATCAGCGGGGCGAACGCGCCGCCGAAGATGGCCCCGATCGCGTACCCGATGGAGACGCCCGAGTACCGCACGTCGGCGGGGAACATCTCGGCGTACAGCGCCGCCTGGGGGCCGTACGAGAGGCCGAGCCCGACGGTCATGAGGAACAGGGCGACGAAGTACATGAAGATGTTGCCGGTGTCGATGAGGAACCACATCGGCACGGCCCAGATGCCGAGCAGCACGTACCCGATCTGGAAGGTGCGCACGCGGCCGATGCGGTCGGAGATGATGCCGCCGAAGAGCGTGAAGGCGAGCCAGCCGAACGAGGCGAGCGTCGTGGCGAGCAGCACCGGGGGTCGGGCGAGGCCGAGGCCGCCGTCGGCCTCGGGCCGGGTCGCGTAGGCGGAGAAGAACGCGATGAGCAGGTATCCGGCGGCGTTGTTCGCGATGAAGATGAGGGCGGCGAGCAGCACCTCTTTCGCATGCTTCGAGAAGAGCGTCTTGAGCGGCGCGGCCGATTCTCCCTTGCGCTCCTGCAGCTCCTTGAACACCGGCGACTCCTCGACGGCCCGACGGATGAAGTAGCCCACGAGGATCAGCACGATCGAGAAGAGGAAGGGCAGGCGCCAGCCCCACGAGAGGAACTGCTCCTCGGTGAGGGTCGTGGTGATGACCCACATGGTCGCCGTCGCGAGGATCATGCCGAGCGGCACGCCGATCTGCGGGTAGGCCCCGAAGAAGCCGCGCTTGTTCTCGGGGGCGTGCTCGACCGACATGAGGGCGGCACCGCCCCACTCGCCGCCGGCGGAGAACCCCTGGAGCACGCGCAGCAGCACGAGCAGCACGGGGGCTGCGACGCCGATCTGAGCGTAGGTGGGCAGTACGCCGATCAGTGCGGTCGCGAGACCCATGAGCACGAGCGTGAGCACGAGCATGCGCTTGCGGCCCAGCCGGTCTCCGAGGTGCCCGGCGACGATCGCGCCGAGCGGCCGGAAGAGGAAGGAGATGCCGAGCGAGGCCCAGGCGACGATCTGCCCGATGGTCTCGCCCGCGGGCGCGAAGTAGAGCGCGGCGAAGACGGCGCCCGCCGCTTGCGCGTAGATGAAGAAGTCGTACCACTCGATGGTGGTGCCGACGACGGTGCCCGCGAGCACCTTGCGCCGTTCCGCCTGCTTGTCGACAGCAGTCATGGTCATGTGAACTCCATTGTTCGTAAGGACGGCCAAGTTACCGACCGTTCGGCCAGTAATAGAGCGTACACGAAAGGGCCAGCGGCGAGAAGTGCGTGCGCAGTACGATGGACGCCCACTGTTGTCGAGCGAAGGAGCTGAGTCACATGTCCCTGACCCCCCGGAAGAAGCTGGTCGGCTGCGCAGCCGCGATCGGGATCATCGCCGGAGGCCTCTTCGGCGTCGCGTCGCCCGCGCAGGCCGCCGGCTACTCGTACCTGTACCCGACGAACTTCACCACGAAGGCGGACTGCGACGCGAAGCGCGTCACCATGAACTCGACGTGGACCCGCGCGAGCCAGTGCTTCACGATGACCGATCGCGGGGTCGTCGACTGGAAGTTCTCGGTGTCCGTGCGCGGGTACTGAGCGCGGCGCTGGGTTCGCACCGGGCGACGGCACTCGGTGCGGGCCGAGGCGTCACTGCGCGGCGCGCACCGGTTCGAAACTGCTCGGATCGGTGCCGCCCGCCGGTGACAGGAAGATGCGCTGCACGTCGCCGGGATCCGCCGGGTCGAAGACGAGGGGCCGCCGCGCCCCCACCGCCGGCACGTCTCGCGTGCGGAGCGCTGCCGTGCACGCGACCCACCGGCTGACGCCCTCGGAATCCGAGAACCTCGCGACGAGCGGCGCGATCATGCGAGAGGCGCTCGGCTCGGGCAGCGGCGCCTGCGTGATCTCGGCCTCGGTGCGCACGCCCCGAGCGAGCAGCTGCTCGACGACGCGGCCGTTGCGCTCGCGCCGCCGCGCCGCCAGCACCCGCCCGATGAGGCTGAGCACCGTCAGCAGCGCGAACAGCCCGGGCAGCCACCAGGTGCCCGCGTAGAGCGCCCACGCCCCGATGCCCCACGTCTCGTTCTGACCGAATACGGGATCGACGGCCACGCCGACCGCGTCGGGCGCCGCCCACATCGTCGACGCCAGCCAGGTGCCCACGGTGAGCCCCGCCAGCACGATCGTCAACGGCCCGACGATCACGAAGAAGTCGCTGCGGCCACTGTAGCGGTGGTTCCAGGTGCCGTACAGCCCGAGGGTTACGATCAGCCCGAGAATGCCGAGCGGCAGGCCCCACGCCCGGAACGCGATGGGGGTCTCCGTCTCCCAGCTCCCGAAGACGCTGTTGATGCTCATGACGCGCAGCTGCTCGAACACGCCGCCGACCGCGAACCCGAGCACGGTGGCCGCGGCGAGCGCCAGAACGCCGAAGCAGATCGTGGCGATGAGCGCTGAGGCGGTTCCGCGGTGTCGTGCGTGGTCGCGTCGTGCGGCTTCTTGAGGATCTACCAAACTCACCGAACCACGATACCCCGCCGCCGCGCCCGCGGTCCACGGGGCGGCGCGCTCCCCGGCAGTTCCCCGCGCAGCACCCCGGCAGTTCCCCGCGCAATGCCTCGCCTGCGTGCTCGAGGCGCCGCGAATGCAGCCGGGGGGCCGGACGAACCCGTCCGACCGCCCCCGCCGAGCCGCGCGGCTCACACCGCGCGGCTCACTGCACGCGGCTCACTGCACGCGACGACGCCGCACGAGGAGGAGGAGCACTCCGCCCGCCGCGAGGCCCAGTGCGAGCAGCCCGCCGCCGAGCAGCTCACCGCCGGTGACCGCGAGGCCCGGTGCGGTTCCGATCCGGTTCTCCAGGGCGACGCTCGCATCGGCACCACCAGCAGCGCCGGCACCGCCGGCGCCGTCGGCTCCGTCATCGCCGGTCACGGTGAGCACGATGCTCCGCCCCGACCCGTCGATCACGGCTCCCGTCGACTCGGTCGACCACTCGGCGCCGACCCACGTCACGGCCCTCGGCAGATCCGCCTCTGCCTCGGCGAGCGTCACCTCGGTGCCGAGCGGGAGCCCGTCGAGCACGGTCGGCTCTCCGGCGACGAGTTCGAGATCGAACTGCTGCTGCTCGCCCAGGAGGTCGGTCCAGCTCGCACTGACCGGGTAGACGGTGCCTGCGGGCACCTGAGCAGCGCCGTCACCCGTGACCGACTTCGTCAGCGTGAGGCTGCCGAGCTTCGGCGTCACGGTGTTCACGAGGTCGACCGCGAGCGTCTGCGCCGCACCGATGGTGAGCGTCGCGGTGCCGTCGTCGTGGGCGACGATGCCGTCCATCTCCCAGCGCGGCGCGTTCCAGGTGAACGCGCTCGTCGCATCGGGCAGCGCCTCCGCGAGCGTCACCTCGGTGCCGTGCGGGAGATCCCTCCCGAACTCCACCGCGGTGCCGTCGGTCGGGAGCGCGAGCTCGGCGGAGACGGGCTCGCCCGCCTCGAACCACGAGGCCGTCACCGCGACCGATTCGGGAACGCCCGGGGCGCCCGGCTGCACGCCCTCGACGCGCTTCGCGATCGAGAAGGTGCCCGGAGCCCATGCGGCCTCGTTCACCACGGTCACCAGGGTCATCTCGCCCTGCTGATCCGAGACCACGATCTCGGCGCTGCCGTCGCCGTGGTCGGTGACCCGATCGCCGGAGATCGCGATCGTCTTCCAGACGACCGTGTCGATGCCCGGGCGATCGCCCTCGGTGATCGTCACGACCGTGCCGGCGGGCAGGTCGACGCCGAGCGGTGTCGGTTCGACGGCGCTGATCATGAGCTCCTTCGACTGCTCGCCGTTCGCGTCGGTCCAGGTCGCGGTGACCGGGAACCGGGTGTCGGAGTCGACCTCGCCCGCGGCCTCGCCGCCGAGCCCCTTGAGCACGCTGATACCGGCGACGGACGTCGCGGCGTGGTTCTCCAGGAGCACCTGCGCCTCGGCGTCGCGCCCGATCGTGACGGTCGCCGACGCGCCGGAGACGGCGACGCCGTCGCCCGACCAGGTCGGCGATCCCCAGGCGATTCCCGAGCCGTCGGCCAGCGGGGTCTCGGTCAGCTCGACCTGCGTGCCGATCAGCAGCTGTTCGCCGAGCGCGACCGGCGTGCCGTCGGTGGGCACGGTGAGCGTCTTCGAGCCGGGCACGCCGGCCTGCTCCCAGCTCGCCGTGACGGTCACCGCGTCGGGTACGGCCGGGTTGTCGGCTTCGGCACCGGTCACCCGCTTCGCGACGGAGAAGCTGCCCACCGTGCGCTCGACCGAGTTCGTCAGCGTGACCACCGCGGGCTCGGTCGCGTGCGCGGCGGTCACCGTCACGCTCTGCGGCGAGAAGACCGGATCGCCCCAGGTGAACCGGTCGTCGTCGGCGGGCCGGGCCTCGCTCAGCGTGACGGTCGCGCCGATCGGCAGGTCGTCGATGCGCACGGGTTCGCCCGCGGTCACGGTGACTGTGCGATCCGCCTGCGCCGGGAAGTCGGCGCCCAGCGCGGCCGTGTTGATCTTCGCGGTGACCTCGTAGGCCCGTGCGGCATCGACTTCGCCCGCGGCGCCGCCCGCGACCTGCTTCACGAGCGACAGGGCGCCCATCTGCGCACGGTTCTCGAGGTCGACGGTGATGTTGCGCCCGGGCGTGAGGGCCGCGACGGCCGTCTTGCCGCCGTCGCGCACGGTGACGCCGTCCTCGGCCGCAAACACGGGGTCTCCGAACACGACGCCGGGAATCTGCGGGAACTCGGGCTCCGAGAGCACGACGGTCCAGCCGGCGCCGCGGGAGTTGGGGCCGCTGATGCGGTCGCCGTTCAGCGGCACGTCGAGGTCGTACTCGACCTGCACCCGCCCCTGCGGGTCGATCTCCTGCACGTGCACCTGGAAGGTGGTGCCGTCGGGCACGAACGCCGCACCCGGGGTGTCGGCGAGCGACTTGCTGATGCCCACCGAGCCGCGCGAGACGCCCTGCCCGGTGCCGCTGCCGCGGTTGTTCTGCGTGACCGACTTCTCGTACGTCTTCCCGGCGACCTCCGCGGCGTTGCCGTACGCGGTGCCCGGTGCGTCCATGCCGCCGCTCGACGTGCAGGTGGTGTAGCTGATGACGTACTGGTACTCGGCGCTGAATCCGGTGGCGTTCGCACCGCCCGGCTGGGGCAGCTCGGGGCGCGGGATCGTGAACGTGAGCACCCCGTCCTCGTGCTCCGCGGTCACCGAGTCGGTCAGGTCGACGGTGGCGAGGCCGCCGCCGTTCACCTGATCGCGGGCCTGCACCCGCAGGCCGAGCTGCGCCGCGGTGCCGTCGCTCGGGTCGCCCGCGACGCAGACCTCGTGCGCGCCGCTGAGGGTGTCGGTGACGACGAGATCGCTCTCGATCGCCGCGACGCGCTCGCCCGGAACGGTGATGCTCCAGTTGAGCGTGGTCTGCGGCAGGTGCTCGACGCCGTCGAGCGTCACGGCGCTCCCGTTGATGGAGCCGCCCTTGCCCTCGGAGCGGCCGGGCACCTTCGTCTCGGTGCCGGCGACCTGGCCGTTGACCGAGACCTCGTTGGTGTAGGCCGTGCCGCCTGCGGGCAGACCGTCCTGGCTCACGCACGTCGTGTAGGTGATGACGTACCGGTAGTCGGACGCTTTGAAGGCGAATGCGGGATCGGCGATGCCGTAGTCGATGGTGAAGGCCTGCGCCGACTCCGCGGTCACGCTCGGGGCGAGCATGCCGGTGACGTCGCGCTGCAGCTGGTTGCTGGGGCCGTACCGCTCGGTGATCTTGATGCCGCTGATCGTGTCGGGGCACACCTCGTGCCCGGCGCCGAGGGTCTCACTGAACACGAAGCCGTCGCGACCGAGCAGCTGGTCGCCGGGAACGCTGACGGTCCAGGCGATCTTGCCGTTGCGCTCGCCCCCGCCGAGCACAGTGCCAGACTTGGTGAGCGAGCCCTGCCAGGGCCGCGGGTGCACGCCGATGGTGCCGGAGGACTCGCCCCACACATCGACCGTCGCCTCGTTCAGGTATTCGGCGGATTCGGGATCGATCTGCCCGTCGGGCGTGCAGGTGTCGTACGTGACGCGGTAGGTCACGTCGCCGTCGAAGCCGTTCGGCTCGGGCGCGGTGAGGCGGATCGAGAAGTGCTGCGGGTCGGCGCCGGGAACCAGCTGGGCGATGCTCGTCACGTCGACGACGGTGCTGCCGCGCACAGTCTGCACCTTGAGGTTCGCCGGGGTGCAGAGCGCGTGCGCCGTGCCCGAGAGGGTGTCGGCGATGGTGATCGCGTCGTGGGCGCGCATCCGCGAGCCGGGCAGGTCGATGGTCCACTTCATGGACCAGTTATTGGCCTTCATCTCGCCGGCCTTGCTCCAGGTGTCGGGAACCTCGATGCCGTCGTCGATGCCGCCGCCTCCGGGGAGCTCGACGGGAACCTGCTTCCCGTTGAGGTCGAAGACGAGCGCGCGCTCGTCGGTCGCCTCGACCGCGGTGACGTCGAACGCGAACTCCCCGAGCACCAGCTCGGGGAAGAGGGCGACCTGCTCGGTGAGCGTGCACGTGACCACGCCGGTCTCGGCGTCGGCGAGACACGTCGCCCAGTCGACGACCTCGCCGGTCTCGGTGGGGCCGCTGAGCGCGAACGGCACATTGGCCGGAATGTTCAGCTCTCGGGGCAGCCCGATGGTGAAGACGTCGCCGGGGCGGGGCTCGGCGGCGGCCGCGTCCCAGCTCCCGGTCACGGAGACCGTGTCGCCGACGACGAGCTGGCCGCCGGGGCCGGTGCCCCCGCCGATGACGACCTCGTCGACGACGATGGCGGGGTTGGGGGCCGCGTGCGCTGCAGCGGGGATCGCCAGCAGGCCGCTCAGTGCGAGCACTCCTGCGGTGATCGCGGAGACGACTCTTCCGAGCCGGAAGGTGCGGACGCGGGGTCCGTGTGTGGTGTGGGAACGCATGTGCGCGCTTTCTCTCCTCATCTGGGCTGGTTCAGTCCAATGCATGCCGCGGTGGGGCGGGCGTCTCGCGCCGCTCGACCGCCGGCAATCCGCGCCGGCGCGGTGGCTTCCGCAGCGCTCGTGACCGTTCACGGGCGCCTCGGAAGCGGCAGCGGTCGGCCCCCGGGGGTGCGTCGGGGACGGCGTGCAGGAGCCGACTCACCGATAACACGGGGGATAGACGGTTTCGTGACGCGCGTTTCGAGAAGTTTTTTCGGGGCGCTGCGGAATCGCGCAGCCCGCCTGCTGACGCGGACGGCGGGTGCGAGGCGCGGGCGGGAGGCGCGGGTGGTTTGCGCCCGTCGGCGCCGCACCCTATTCTGGTATTCATTACCGAACGGTCAGTCACTAATTCGGCTGACGCGGGCAGACACGGAGGTCAGCGCCCATGCCAGAGGCTTTTCTCGTCGCGGGCGTCCGCACCCCGGTCGGCCGGTACGGCGGCGCGCTCGCGAGCGTGCGCCCCGACGATCTCGCAGCGCTCGCCGTGCGGGCGATCGTCGAACGCACCGGAGTGCCGCAATCGGAGATCGACGAGGTGATCCTCGGCGCCGCCAACCAGGCCGGCGAGGACAACCGCAACGTCGCGCGCATGGCGGCGCTGCTCGCCGGGCTGCCCGACAGCGTGCCCGGGTACACGGTCAACCGCCTCTGCGCCTCGGGCATGACGGCCGTGGCGAGCGCGTCGCAGGCGATCCGCGCCGGAGACGCCGACCTGGTGATCGCCGGCGGCGTCGAGTCGATGACCCGCGCGCCCTGGGTGCAGCAGAAGCCCGACCGGGCCTGGGCGAAACCCGGCCCCCAGTTCGACACGTCGATCGGCTGGCGCTTCACGAACCCCGAACTGCAGCGCCGCGAGCGGGCGACGCTCTCGATGCCCGAGACGGCGGAGGAGGTCGCCCGCCTCGACGGCATCACCCGCGACGACGCCGACGCGTTCGCCGTCGAGAGCCACCGCCGCGCCCTCGCCGCCATCGCGGCCGGCCGCTTCGTCGACGAGATCGTGCCGGTACCCGCGGCCGAGCGGCGCGGCGAGACGCGGATCGTCGACACCGACGAGGGCCCCCGCGCGGGCACCACCTCCGAGGTGCTCGCCGGCCTGCGGCCCGTCGTCGCGGGCGGCGCCGTCGTCACCGCGGGCAACGCGTCGTCGCTGAACGACGGAGCATCGGCGCTGCTCGTCGCGAGCGAGGCGGCGG
It encodes the following:
- a CDS encoding DUF3021 family protein; the protein is MSHRSTLSLICFGPIVCGAPIFLYVLGYFLLIAPDFSSVLFGLQWGLALLVLPIAAVGLVVGLIGYVCSRATQRFFNRDLPVPHALIVGAGSGAIGALPLGFLLSLSEFGAGLAISIIASGIYVFVVFTVCVLLWERRARRWNDGAGA
- a CDS encoding MFS transporter, giving the protein MTMTAVDKQAERRKVLAGTVVGTTIEWYDFFIYAQAAGAVFAALYFAPAGETIGQIVAWASLGISFLFRPLGAIVAGHLGDRLGRKRMLVLTLVLMGLATALIGVLPTYAQIGVAAPVLLVLLRVLQGFSAGGEWGGAALMSVEHAPENKRGFFGAYPQIGVPLGMILATATMWVITTTLTEEQFLSWGWRLPFLFSIVLILVGYFIRRAVEESPVFKELQERKGESAAPLKTLFSKHAKEVLLAALIFIANNAAGYLLIAFFSAYATRPEADGGLGLARPPVLLATTLASFGWLAFTLFGGIISDRIGRVRTFQIGYVLLGIWAVPMWFLIDTGNIFMYFVALFLMTVGLGLSYGPQAALYAEMFPADVRYSGVSIGYAIGAIFGGAFAPLIADLVFGATGASWTIGLYILGVTIVSLVAVSVVKEPKGVALNTRSNEVVPV
- a CDS encoding DUF5979 domain-containing protein, translated to MRSHTTHGPRVRTFRLGRVVSAITAGVLALSGLLAIPAAAHAAPNPAIVVDEVVIGGGTGPGGQLVVGDTVSVTGSWDAAAAEPRPGDVFTIGLPRELNIPANVPFALSGPTETGEVVDWATCLADAETGVVTCTLTEQVALFPELVLGEFAFDVTAVEATDERALVFDLNGKQVPVELPGGGGIDDGIEVPDTWSKAGEMKANNWSMKWTIDLPGSRMRAHDAITIADTLSGTAHALCTPANLKVQTVRGSTVVDVTSIAQLVPGADPQHFSIRLTAPEPNGFDGDVTYRVTYDTCTPDGQIDPESAEYLNEATVDVWGESSGTIGVHPRPWQGSLTKSGTVLGGGERNGKIAWTVSVPGDQLLGRDGFVFSETLGAGHEVCPDTISGIKITERYGPSNQLQRDVTGMLAPSVTAESAQAFTIDYGIADPAFAFKASDYRYVITYTTCVSQDGLPAGGTAYTNEVSVNGQVAGTETKVPGRSEGKGGSINGSAVTLDGVEHLPQTTLNWSITVPGERVAAIESDLVVTDTLSGAHEVCVAGDPSDGTAAQLGLRVQARDQVNGGGLATVDLTDSVTAEHEDGVLTFTIPRPELPQPGGANATGFSAEYQYVISYTTCTSSGGMDAPGTAYGNAAEVAGKTYEKSVTQNNRGSGTGQGVSRGSVGISKSLADTPGAAFVPDGTTFQVHVQEIDPQGRVQVEYDLDVPLNGDRISGPNSRGAGWTVVLSEPEFPQIPGVVFGDPVFAAEDGVTVRDGGKTAVAALTPGRNITVDLENRAQMGALSLVKQVAGGAAGEVDAARAYEVTAKINTAALGADFPAQADRTVTVTAGEPVRIDDLPIGATVTLSEARPADDDRFTWGDPVFSPQSVTVTAAHATEPAVVTLTNSVERTVGSFSVAKRVTGAEADNPAVPDAVTVTASWEQAGVPGSKTLTVPTDGTPVALGEQLLIGTQVELTETPLADGSGIAWGSPTWSGDGVAVSGASATVTIGRDAEAQVLLENHAATSVAGISVLKGLGGEAAGEVDSDTRFPVTATWTDANGEQSKELMISAVEPTPLGVDLPAGTVVTITEGDRPGIDTVVWKTIAISGDRVTDHGDGSAEIVVSDQQGEMTLVTVVNEAAWAPGTFSIAKRVEGVQPGAPGVPESVAVTASWFEAGEPVSAELALPTDGTAVEFGRDLPHGTEVTLAEALPDATSAFTWNAPRWEMDGIVAHDDGTATLTIGAAQTLAVDLVNTVTPKLGSLTLTKSVTGDGAAQVPAGTVYPVSASWTDLLGEQQQFDLELVAGEPTVLDGLPLGTEVTLAEAEADLPRAVTWVGAEWSTESTGAVIDGSGRSIVLTVTGDDGADGAGGAGAAGGADASVALENRIGTAPGLAVTGGELLGGGLLALGLAAGGVLLLLVRRRRVQ
- a CDS encoding thiolase family protein; the encoded protein is MPEAFLVAGVRTPVGRYGGALASVRPDDLAALAVRAIVERTGVPQSEIDEVILGAANQAGEDNRNVARMAALLAGLPDSVPGYTVNRLCASGMTAVASASQAIRAGDADLVIAGGVESMTRAPWVQQKPDRAWAKPGPQFDTSIGWRFTNPELQRRERATLSMPETAEEVARLDGITRDDADAFAVESHRRALAAIAAGRFVDEIVPVPAAERRGETRIVDTDEGPRAGTTSEVLAGLRPVVAGGAVVTAGNASSLNDGASALLVASEAAVQRHGLAPRARVVTSVSAALAPEIMGLGPVPATERALARAGLSIDDIGSIELNEAFAAQSLACMRRLGLDPARVNADGGAIALGHPLGSSGSRLLVTLLGRMEREGSRYGLATMCVGVGQGTATIIERLAP